A genome region from Meriones unguiculatus strain TT.TT164.6M chromosome 19, Bangor_MerUng_6.1, whole genome shotgun sequence includes the following:
- the Sox4 gene encoding transcription factor SOX-4 gives MVQQTNNAENTEALLAGESSDSGAGLELGIASSPTPGSTASTGGKADDPSWCKTPSGHIKRPMNAFMVWSQIERRKIMEQSPDMHNAEISKRLGKRWKLLKDSDKIPFIQEAERLRLKHMADYPDYKYRPRKKVKSGNAGAGSASAAKPGEKGDKVAGGGGGGGHAGNGHAGGGAGGGSKPAPKKSGGPKVAGGAVGKPHAKLVPAGGGGKAAASFSPEQAALLPLGEPAAVYKVRTPSAATPAAASSPSGSLATPAKQPADKKVKRVYLFGSLGASASPVGGLGAGADPSDPLGLYEDGGPGGSPDGRSLSGRSSAASSPAAGRSPADHRGYASLRAASPAPSSAPSHASSSLSSSSSSSSGSSSSDDEFEDDLLDLNPSSNFESMSLGSFSSSSALDRDLDFNFEPGSGSHFEFPDYCTPEVSEMISGDWLESSISNLVFTY, from the coding sequence ATGGTCCAGCAGACCAACAACGCGGAGAACACGGAGGCGCTGCTGGCCGGGGAGAGCTCGGACTCGGGCGCGGGCCTGGAGCTGGGCATCGCGTCCTCCCCGACGCCCGGCTCCACGGCGTCCACGGGCGGCAAGGCGGACGACCCCAGCTGGTGCAAGACGCCCAGCGGCCACATCAAGCGGCCCATGAACGCCTTCATGGTGTGGTCGCAGATCGAGCGGCGCAAGATCATGGAGCAGTCGCCCGACATGCACAACGCCGAGATCTCCAAGCGGCTGGGCAAACGCTGGAAGCTGCTCAAGGACAGCGACAAGATCCCGTTCATCCAGGAGGCGGAGCGGCTGCGCCTCAAGCACATGGCTGACTACCCTGACTACAAGTACCGGCCGCGGAAGAAGGTGAAGTCGGGCAACGCGGGCGCGGGCTCGGCGTCCGCGGCCAAACCCGGGGAGAAGGGCGACAAGgtcgcgggcggcggcggcggcggcggccacgCGGGAAACGGCCACGCGGGGGGCGGCGCGGGCGGCGGCTCCAAGCCCGCGCCCAAGAAGAGCGGTGGCCCCAAGGTGGCGGGCGGCGCGGTCGGCAAGCCCCACGCCAAGCTCGTcccggcgggcggcggcggcaaGGCGGCCGCCTCCTTCTCCCCGGAGCAGGCCGCCCTGCTGCCCCTCGGGGAGCCCGCCGCCGTCTACAAGGTGCGGACTCCCAGCGCGGCCACGCCGGCCGCCGCCTCCTCGCCGTCCGGCTCGCTGGCCACCCCCGCCAAGCAGCCGGCCGACAAGAAGGTGAAGCGCGTCTACCTGTTCGGGAGCCTGGGCGCCTCGGCGTCCCCCGTCGGGGGCCTGGGAGCGGGCGCCGACCCCAGCGACCCGCTGGGGCTCTACGAGGATGGAGGCCCTGGAGGCTCGCCCGACGGCCGGAGCCTGAGCGGCCGCAGCAGCGCAGCATCCTCGCCCGCCGCCGGCCGGTCGCCCGCCGACCACCGCGGCTACGCCAGCCTCCGCGCAGCCTCTCCCGCCCCGTCCAGCGCGCCCTCGCACGCGTCCTCCTCGctctcctcgtcctcctcctcctcctcaggctcCTCGTCGTCTGACGACGAGTTCGAAGACGACCTGCTCGACCTGAACCCCAGCTCAAACTTTGAGAGCATGTCCCTGGGCAGTTTCAGCTCCTCGTCGGCGCTCGATCGGGACCTGGATTTTAACTTCGAACCCGGCTCGGGCTCCCACTTCGAGTTCCCGGACTACTGCACGCCGGAGGTGAGCGAGATGATCTCGGGAGATTGGCTGGAGTCCAGCATCTCCAACCTGGTCTTCACCTACTGA